CGCAATTTCTCTTGGAATCGCAGGTGTTAGCCGAAGCAGTGCATAAAGAAGCGATCAAGCGTACCGGATTAAACGACCGCGGTGTCGATCAAGCGGGCTTTTATGTGTTAATCGGTGCCAGTATGCCCGCCATTCTGTTTGAATGTGCGTTTCTAACGAATAGCAGCGATGCGAGAAAACTACGCTCTTCCGAAGGGCGACAGAAATTCGCCGATGCGTTATACGCCGGCATCATGAAGTTCCGCGAACAAGCTGAACAGGGAATCGGCGTGAAAAACGGAAAACCCGAACGCAGGTCACAATGAGAATTCTATTAACGAACGACGATAGTATCCATGCAGCGGGCATCCATGCCCTCTGGAAAGAAGCGGTGAAATACGGCGAAGTCTTCGTTGTCGCTCCCGCTCGCGAAATGTCGGCGATTGGCCACGCGATTACAATCAGCGATTCGCTCCGGATCGAACCCTACGATCGCGAAGGAATGAAGGGGTGGGCAGTTACAGGAACACCTGCCGACTGCGTCAAAATGGCGCTGAAAGAAATCATGCCGGAGAAACCGGATGTCGTGATTTCCGGTGTCAACCAAGGGAGTAATACCGGATTGAACGTTATTTACTCCGGTACCGTATCCGGTGCATCCGAAGCATCGATCTGCGGTTGTTCCGCATTAGCGGTTTCTCTCGATAGTTACACCTCGAAAGATTTTTCCGTAGCAGCGCAATTCGCGCTGAGAGTCGCTCAGCATATTGCTGCGAATCCCCTGCCGATTTATACGCTGTTAAACGTAAATGTTCCCCCGCTTCCCGCCAGCCAAATCAAAGGGGTGAAAACAGCTCGGCAAGGGCGGATGAGGTACGACGAAGTATTCGACCGCCGGGAAGATCCCCGCGGCAGGGTTTACTATTGGATGGGTGCTGAACGGCTTCTAATCGAAGAGCCGGACGATGTCGATGAGACGATTGTCGCCAACGGTTACATTTCGGTCACACCACTTCAGCTTGACCTCACCGATTACAAGGTGTTACCGGAAATTGAAAAGTGGCATTTGACGATGGATGGCATTCGATGAGCGGACATTCGCAAACGCACGAATCGGTGGTGCATCCCCGCGAACGGATTCTGGTACTCGATTTCGGTTCGCAATATTCACAATTGATTGCCCGGCGCATTCGTGAGCTTGGTGTGTACTCCGAAATCGTTCGACACGACCACACCCGCGCTGAATTGGAAGCGCATGAACCAATTGGCTTAATCTTCTCCGGCGGACCGGCGTCGGTATACGATGAAGGGGCGCCAACCCTGCATCAAAGTGTATTGCAGTGGGATATCCCGATGCTCGGGATTTGTTACGGGTTACAGACGCTTGCCCATTTGAGCGGCGGGAAAGTGGAACCGGGCGACCACCGCGAATACGGCAGGGCAACGGTAAAACAAAGCGATTCTTCTGAATTGTTGCAGGGCTTACCGGACGAATTCGAGGTATGGATGAGTCATGGCGACCGTATCCTTGAGTTACCCTATGGATATCACAGTACCGGCAGCTCTAGTGGCGCACCGGTATGCGTGATCGAATCAGAAGCCACAAAACGGTATGGTGTACAATTTCATCCCGAAGTCACCCACACCCCACAAGGAAAACAACTACTGTCGAACTTCCTCTACCGGATCTGCGGCGCAAAGGGGGGGTGGGATGCGCAAACCTTCATCGATGCGGCTACCCAATCGATTCACGACCGGGTCGCCGATAAGAAAGTACTACTCGGTTTATCGGGCGGCGTCGATTCATCGGTAACTGCGGCGTTGTTGGGAAAGTGTATCGGCGATAAATTAATCCCCATTTTTGTCGATAACGGTCTCTTGCGGAAGAACGAA
This genomic stretch from bacterium harbors:
- the surE gene encoding 5'/3'-nucleotidase SurE produces the protein MRILLTNDDSIHAAGIHALWKEAVKYGEVFVVAPAREMSAIGHAITISDSLRIEPYDREGMKGWAVTGTPADCVKMALKEIMPEKPDVVISGVNQGSNTGLNVIYSGTVSGASEASICGCSALAVSLDSYTSKDFSVAAQFALRVAQHIAANPLPIYTLLNVNVPPLPASQIKGVKTARQGRMRYDEVFDRREDPRGRVYYWMGAERLLIEEPDDVDETIVANGYISVTPLQLDLTDYKVLPEIEKWHLTMDGIR
- the guaA gene encoding glutamine-hydrolyzing GMP synthase, yielding MSGHSQTHESVVHPRERILVLDFGSQYSQLIARRIRELGVYSEIVRHDHTRAELEAHEPIGLIFSGGPASVYDEGAPTLHQSVLQWDIPMLGICYGLQTLAHLSGGKVEPGDHREYGRATVKQSDSSELLQGLPDEFEVWMSHGDRILELPYGYHSTGSSSGAPVCVIESEATKRYGVQFHPEVTHTPQGKQLLSNFLYRICGAKGGWDAQTFIDAATQSIHDRVADKKVLLGLSGGVDSSVTAALLGKCIGDKLIPIFVDNGLLRKNEGDQVEAAFAKLGLHIHRVNAQHEFLSQLDGVSDPEQKRKIIGRVFIEVFTEAAKRFDGIGFLAQGTLYPDVIESSPVRGPSATIKSHHNVGGLPELLPFPLLEPLRELFKDEVRKVGRTLGLPPHIVDRHPFPGPGLAVRHLGAVTESGLEILRESDAIFIEELVNADLYGKVAQSFTVLLPVRSVGVQGDFRTYEKTVVVRSVNTDDFMTADFSRLPWEFLAHVATRIANEVKGVNRVVYDITSKPPATVEWE